A region of Piscinibacter gummiphilus DNA encodes the following proteins:
- a CDS encoding ABC transporter ATP-binding protein: MSAPLLKVTGLKKAYGAIQAVGGVSFEVMPGEIFGVIGPNGSGKTTMFNSVLGQITPNEGSIELNGQNITGLSPLELNRRGVGRTFQTLQVFGKMSVRDNLLVAAQEHQGSMFSRMFAPGDSGLGAKADALIDQFRIRHVAHKKAGELSYGQQKLVDIAMAFMSEPALVLLDEPCAGVNPSLVGGISTLLKELNQSRSGSFIVIEHNMDFVMDLCHRIMVMVEGKVMAIGTPAEIRANKQVLDAYLGN, translated from the coding sequence GTGAGCGCACCGCTTCTCAAAGTCACCGGCCTGAAGAAGGCGTACGGGGCCATCCAGGCCGTGGGCGGGGTCTCCTTCGAGGTCATGCCCGGCGAGATCTTCGGCGTCATCGGGCCCAACGGCTCGGGCAAGACGACGATGTTCAACAGCGTGCTCGGGCAGATCACGCCGAACGAAGGCTCGATCGAGCTCAACGGCCAGAACATCACCGGCCTCTCGCCGCTCGAGCTGAACCGGCGCGGCGTGGGCCGCACGTTCCAGACGCTGCAGGTGTTCGGCAAGATGTCCGTGCGCGACAACCTGCTCGTCGCCGCGCAGGAACACCAGGGCTCGATGTTCAGCCGCATGTTCGCCCCGGGCGACTCGGGCCTGGGTGCCAAGGCCGACGCGCTGATCGACCAGTTCCGCATCCGGCACGTCGCGCACAAGAAGGCCGGCGAGCTGAGCTACGGCCAGCAGAAGCTGGTGGACATCGCGATGGCCTTCATGAGCGAGCCGGCCCTCGTGCTGCTCGACGAGCCGTGCGCCGGCGTGAACCCGAGCCTCGTGGGCGGCATCAGCACGCTGCTCAAGGAACTGAACCAGTCCCGCTCGGGCAGCTTCATCGTGATCGAGCACAACATGGACTTCGTGATGGACCTGTGCCACCGCATCATGGTGATGGTGGAAGGCAAGGTCATGGCCATCGGCACGCCCGCCGAGATCCGCGCGAACAAGCAAGTGCTCGACGCCTACCTGGGGAACTGA
- a CDS encoding branched-chain amino acid ABC transporter permease: protein MNRSTLFGIAGLVLLLAVPPFLKNYGIYLVSYWLVFVIATMGLNLTVGYAGQKSLGHAAFFGIGAYTVAILAKAGISFWLGLPIAAVGCFIIGIGLGFPALRVQTIYLAFATLGFNTAVWLVMRNEEWLTGGTFGMDISAYGRPSLLGLSLEKNLSFYYFILGMTVLLAGLLWGLMRSPWGKAFTALRDNPIRAESLGINVQSYTLLSFAIGATYAGIAGALFAHLVQFIEPAPFSVGTSIMMYLMVVVGGPGYFFGPVLGAAVGVLLPEWLRFAQAWYLFVFGIMVVLLMLWLPDGLLSIPDRIKARRLAREASAARQSAARAVGVQS from the coding sequence ATGAACCGCTCCACCCTCTTCGGCATCGCCGGCCTCGTGCTGCTGCTCGCCGTGCCGCCGTTCCTCAAGAACTACGGCATCTACCTCGTCAGCTACTGGCTCGTGTTCGTCATCGCGACGATGGGCCTGAACCTCACCGTCGGCTACGCCGGCCAGAAGTCCCTCGGCCACGCCGCGTTCTTCGGCATCGGCGCCTACACCGTCGCCATCCTCGCGAAGGCCGGCATCAGCTTCTGGCTGGGCCTGCCCATCGCGGCGGTCGGCTGCTTCATCATCGGCATCGGCCTCGGCTTCCCGGCCCTGCGCGTGCAGACCATCTACCTCGCGTTCGCGACCCTGGGCTTCAACACCGCCGTGTGGCTCGTGATGCGCAATGAAGAGTGGCTGACCGGCGGCACCTTCGGCATGGACATCAGTGCCTACGGCCGTCCCTCGCTGCTGGGCCTGAGCCTCGAGAAGAACCTGTCGTTCTACTACTTCATCCTCGGCATGACGGTGCTGCTGGCCGGCCTGTTGTGGGGCCTGATGCGCTCGCCGTGGGGCAAGGCGTTCACCGCGCTGCGCGACAACCCGATCCGCGCGGAGAGCCTCGGCATCAACGTGCAGTCGTACACGCTGCTGTCGTTCGCGATCGGCGCGACCTATGCCGGCATCGCGGGCGCCCTGTTCGCCCACCTCGTGCAGTTCATCGAACCCGCGCCGTTCTCGGTCGGCACGTCGATCATGATGTACCTGATGGTGGTGGTCGGCGGTCCCGGCTACTTCTTCGGCCCGGTGCTCGGTGCCGCCGTGGGCGTGCTGCTGCCCGAGTGGCTGCGCTTCGCGCAGGCCTGGTACCTGTTCGTGTTCGGCATCATGGTCGTGCTGCTGATGCTGTGGCTGCCCGACGGCCTGCTGAGCATCCCCGACCGCATCAAGGCGCGCCGCCTGGCGCGTGAAGCCTCCGCGGCCCGCCAGTCGGCCGCCCGTGCCGTGGGAGTCCAATCGTGA
- a CDS encoding branched-chain amino acid ABC transporter permease, protein MTDFLQLFLSGMATGSIYALAALGFTLLWQASGTINFAQGEFVMLPAFMMLAFSAMGAPLILSFLFTCAVAVLVLGLGFKRGIADPLLKFGMMPIVVATIGLAIAMRNGIRAGYSAEAHPFPSLFADKLFNIAGVTVTLADVGTLALALVLVLGTQAFLAKTVTGRAMQAVAQNTDSATVLGINVPRMIFYTFAINALLACAAALLVTPTYLAKFDMGESLGNKAFFAAIIGGFNNSRGALLGGLIVGVCENLAAAYISPAYKDAVALVIFMLVILFKPQGLLGKSVERKV, encoded by the coding sequence ATGACCGACTTCCTCCAACTCTTTCTTTCAGGCATGGCCACGGGCAGCATCTACGCCCTGGCCGCGCTCGGCTTCACGTTGCTTTGGCAGGCGTCGGGCACCATCAACTTCGCCCAGGGCGAGTTCGTGATGCTGCCGGCGTTCATGATGCTGGCGTTCTCCGCGATGGGTGCGCCGCTCATCCTGAGCTTCCTCTTCACCTGTGCCGTCGCCGTGCTCGTGCTCGGCCTGGGCTTCAAGCGCGGCATCGCCGACCCGCTGCTCAAGTTCGGCATGATGCCGATCGTCGTGGCCACCATCGGCCTCGCCATCGCGATGCGCAACGGCATCCGCGCGGGCTACAGCGCCGAGGCCCATCCGTTCCCGAGCCTCTTCGCCGACAAGCTCTTCAACATCGCCGGCGTGACCGTCACGCTGGCCGACGTGGGCACCCTCGCCCTCGCCCTGGTGCTCGTGCTCGGCACGCAGGCCTTCCTCGCCAAGACGGTGACGGGCCGCGCGATGCAGGCCGTGGCGCAGAACACCGACAGCGCGACCGTGCTCGGCATCAACGTGCCGCGCATGATCTTCTACACCTTCGCCATCAACGCGCTGCTGGCCTGCGCCGCCGCGCTGCTGGTCACGCCGACCTACCTCGCCAAGTTCGACATGGGCGAGTCGCTCGGCAACAAGGCCTTCTTCGCCGCGATCATCGGCGGCTTCAACAACAGCCGCGGGGCCCTGCTCGGCGGACTGATCGTGGGCGTCTGCGAGAACCTGGCCGCGGCCTACATCTCGCCCGCCTACAAGGACGCCGTGGCGCTCGTGATCTTCATGCTCGTGATCCTGTTCAAGCCGCAGGGTCTGCTGGGCAAGTCGGTCGAACGCAAGGTCTGA
- a CDS encoding ABC transporter substrate-binding protein has translation MKKIHLAALTACALAAGAAHAQIKIAVIQELSGAGATAGTNFKNGLDLAVKEINAAGGILGQKIQASVNDTQSNPGVAKGLATKAVDDGAFAVFGPTFSGSMIVSMAETRRAEVPNFTGAEAASITQQGNPYVFRTSFTQTTSMPKLARYLASNLKAKTVAVVFVNNDFGKGGRDAFNTAAAAAGLKVVADISTDSGQVDFSAPVLKAKQSNADAIFVYTNEEESARALRELRKQGWTKPIIGETTLTGQKVIDLAGDAANGALAHVGLTVDAPIPTMRAFRAKFEKAYNYVSDHNGIKGYTSVYMLKAGIEKAGKADRVAVAKALHGLHISAAKEPGVIMDVSIDNNGDLDRESFIVEVKGGKQEVKETLPPLSKK, from the coding sequence ATGAAAAAGATCCACCTGGCCGCCCTCACCGCCTGCGCACTCGCCGCCGGCGCCGCACACGCACAGATCAAGATCGCCGTCATCCAGGAGTTGTCGGGCGCAGGCGCCACCGCCGGCACCAACTTCAAGAACGGGCTCGACCTCGCCGTGAAGGAAATCAACGCGGCCGGCGGCATCCTGGGCCAGAAGATCCAGGCCTCGGTGAACGACACCCAGTCGAACCCCGGCGTGGCCAAGGGCCTCGCGACCAAGGCGGTGGACGACGGCGCCTTCGCCGTGTTCGGCCCCACGTTCTCGGGTTCGATGATCGTCAGCATGGCGGAGACCCGCCGCGCCGAAGTGCCGAACTTCACCGGCGCCGAAGCCGCCTCGATCACGCAGCAGGGCAACCCGTACGTCTTCCGCACCAGCTTCACGCAGACCACGTCGATGCCGAAGCTCGCGCGCTATCTGGCCTCGAACCTCAAGGCCAAGACCGTGGCCGTCGTGTTCGTCAACAACGACTTCGGCAAGGGCGGCCGCGACGCCTTCAACACCGCTGCCGCCGCCGCCGGCCTGAAGGTCGTCGCCGACATCTCCACCGACTCCGGCCAGGTCGACTTCTCCGCCCCGGTGCTCAAGGCCAAGCAGAGCAACGCCGACGCCATCTTCGTCTACACCAACGAAGAGGAATCGGCCCGCGCGCTGCGTGAACTGCGCAAGCAGGGCTGGACCAAGCCGATCATCGGCGAGACCACCCTCACGGGCCAGAAGGTCATCGACCTCGCCGGCGACGCCGCCAACGGCGCCCTCGCCCACGTGGGCCTGACCGTCGACGCGCCGATCCCGACGATGCGTGCCTTCCGCGCCAAGTTCGAGAAGGCCTACAACTACGTGTCGGACCACAACGGCATCAAGGGCTACACCAGCGTCTACATGCTCAAGGCCGGCATCGAGAAGGCCGGCAAGGCCGACCGCGTCGCCGTCGCCAAGGCCCTGCACGGCCTGCACATCAGCGCCGCCAAGGAACCCGGCGTGATCATGGACGTGTCCATCGACAACAACGGCGACCTCGACCGCGAAAGCTTCATCGTCGAGGTCAAGGGTGGCAAGCAAGAGGTCAAGGAAACGCTGCCTCCGCTGTCCAAGAAGTAA
- a CDS encoding shikimate dehydrogenase family protein yields the protein MKISGTTRVFLIVGDPVAQVRAPEAFNHLFEQHGVDAVLVPAQIPSNELEGFVRHVFKAGNIDGLWVAIPHKTGITAVLDKCDPLGRAAGAVNAVRRNADGTIEGALFDGVGFTKALGTFGVPVKGRNVLVVGVGGGGVAIAASLAQQGAGRVALFDNTPGRTDEVAARLRAEFGVDVVSAKTADPAGYDLVAHATPLGLKIGDPLPFDVSRVDADATVVDILMKNQPTPLVRACRERGVDAHPGFEMMVQQVPEYLSFFGFDHIAKTVQADPADVRALFTQA from the coding sequence ATGAAGATTTCCGGTACCACTCGCGTTTTCCTGATCGTCGGCGATCCTGTCGCCCAGGTGCGCGCGCCCGAAGCCTTCAACCACTTGTTCGAACAGCATGGCGTGGATGCCGTGCTCGTCCCCGCCCAGATTCCTTCGAACGAGCTCGAAGGCTTCGTGCGCCACGTGTTCAAGGCAGGCAACATCGACGGCCTCTGGGTCGCCATCCCCCACAAGACCGGCATCACCGCCGTGCTCGACAAGTGCGACCCGCTCGGCCGCGCCGCGGGCGCCGTGAACGCCGTGCGCCGCAACGCCGACGGCACCATCGAGGGCGCCCTGTTCGACGGCGTCGGTTTCACGAAGGCGCTCGGCACGTTCGGCGTGCCGGTCAAGGGCCGCAACGTGCTGGTGGTGGGTGTGGGCGGTGGCGGCGTCGCCATCGCCGCGTCGCTCGCCCAGCAGGGCGCGGGCCGCGTCGCGCTGTTCGACAACACGCCGGGCCGCACCGACGAGGTCGCCGCCCGCCTGCGCGCCGAGTTCGGCGTCGACGTGGTGTCCGCGAAGACCGCCGACCCCGCCGGCTACGACCTGGTGGCCCACGCCACGCCGCTCGGCCTGAAGATCGGCGACCCGCTGCCGTTCGACGTGTCCCGCGTGGACGCCGACGCCACCGTCGTGGACATCCTGATGAAGAACCAGCCCACTCCGCTCGTGCGCGCCTGCCGCGAACGTGGCGTCGACGCCCACCCGGGCTTCGAGATGATGGTGCAGCAGGTCCCCGAGTACCTTTCCTTTTTCGGCTTCGACCACATCGCGAAGACGGTGCAAGCCGACCCCGCCGACGTCCGTGCCCTGTTCACGCAGGCCTGA
- a CDS encoding IclR family transcriptional regulator domain-containing protein: MDAIPLEIEKKDLVDGLGKGLRVIEAFDDDHPHLTASEVAVRAGMTRTAARRYLLSLVHFGYAAGDGKRFWLLPRVLRLGQSYLAAARLPRLVQPFIQRVSMRTGETVNFSVLDGHEIVYLARSSPPRYVSIGYQVGIRVPAHVVTPGVAIMSTWTDEAIDQWIATHEFFGFTAQTVVEASRFREHVMAARTLGFWMTEQQLDPALRGIAVPVKDRKGECRGSIGMTLQSQSYTQESMLEKLLPALREVAVELRPIL; the protein is encoded by the coding sequence ATGGACGCCATTCCGCTGGAGATCGAAAAAAAGGACCTCGTCGACGGCCTCGGCAAGGGGCTTCGGGTCATCGAGGCCTTCGACGACGACCATCCGCACCTCACCGCGTCGGAAGTCGCGGTGCGTGCCGGCATGACCCGCACGGCCGCGCGCCGCTACCTGCTGAGCCTCGTGCACTTCGGGTACGCCGCGGGCGACGGCAAGCGCTTCTGGCTGCTGCCGCGCGTGCTGCGTCTCGGGCAGAGCTACCTCGCGGCGGCGCGGCTGCCGCGGCTCGTGCAGCCGTTCATCCAGCGGGTGTCGATGCGCACCGGCGAGACGGTCAACTTCAGCGTGCTCGACGGCCACGAGATCGTCTATCTCGCTCGCAGCAGCCCGCCGCGCTACGTCTCCATCGGCTACCAGGTGGGCATCCGCGTGCCGGCGCACGTGGTCACGCCGGGCGTGGCCATCATGTCGACGTGGACCGACGAGGCCATCGACCAGTGGATCGCCACGCACGAGTTCTTCGGCTTCACGGCCCAGACCGTGGTGGAGGCCAGCCGCTTCCGCGAACACGTGATGGCGGCCCGCACGCTGGGCTTCTGGATGACCGAGCAGCAGCTCGACCCGGCGTTGCGCGGCATCGCCGTGCCGGTCAAGGACCGCAAGGGCGAGTGCCGGGGCAGCATCGGCATGACGCTGCAGTCGCAGTCGTACACGCAGGAGTCGATGCTCGAGAAACTGCTGCCCGCGCTGCGTGAGGTGGCCGTGGAACTCCGGCCCATTTTGTGA
- a CDS encoding IclR family transcriptional regulator has product MATQQITRALGALELLCAHPAGLPLQAVADALDMPKSAAHRTLAELAALGHVRQDPDTARYLLTTRLLSLAFGFLGQSGLNDVVQPILDRLAEVSGELVRLGVIDGDRQVWVTKSQGARSGMRYDPDMGRGAALSCTASGHAWLASLPGDDALALLAREGIASHDGLGSQAPKTLQDVMALVQKARARGYAWVVDSSAPGLAALAVAVLHPVTGAVIGTVSVAGPSLRLTEARLPVVSPALLAAARELGFASSGSSFFAARGSAR; this is encoded by the coding sequence GTGGCCACCCAACAGATCACCCGCGCCCTCGGCGCCCTCGAATTGCTCTGCGCCCATCCCGCCGGCCTGCCGCTGCAGGCGGTCGCCGATGCGCTCGACATGCCCAAGAGCGCGGCCCACCGCACGCTCGCCGAGCTGGCCGCCCTCGGCCATGTGCGCCAGGATCCCGACACCGCCCGCTACCTGCTGACCACGCGCCTGCTGTCGCTCGCGTTCGGTTTCCTCGGGCAGAGCGGCCTGAACGACGTGGTCCAGCCCATCCTCGACCGCCTTGCCGAAGTGAGCGGCGAGCTGGTGCGCCTGGGTGTGATCGATGGCGACCGCCAGGTGTGGGTGACCAAGTCGCAGGGCGCGCGCAGCGGCATGCGCTACGACCCCGACATGGGGCGTGGCGCCGCGCTGTCGTGCACCGCCTCGGGCCATGCGTGGCTGGCCTCGCTGCCGGGCGACGACGCGCTCGCGCTGCTCGCCCGCGAAGGCATCGCGTCGCACGACGGGCTTGGGTCGCAGGCGCCGAAGACGCTGCAGGACGTGATGGCCCTCGTGCAGAAGGCACGCGCACGCGGCTACGCCTGGGTCGTCGACAGTTCCGCGCCGGGCCTCGCGGCGCTGGCCGTGGCCGTGCTGCACCCGGTCACCGGCGCCGTGATCGGCACGGTGAGCGTGGCCGGCCCGAGCCTGCGGCTCACCGAGGCGCGCCTGCCGGTGGTGTCACCCGCGCTGCTGGCCGCCGCGCGCGAGCTGGGCTTCGCGAGCAGCGGTTCCTCCTTCTTCGCGGCACGCGGCAGCGCGCGCTGA